Within Cydia fagiglandana chromosome 1, ilCydFagi1.1, whole genome shotgun sequence, the genomic segment ACCGTAAAATGAAAATTCCTTACTTTTTTCCACATATATCACATATGAATTTATCAACCCTGTGCCACCGGTCGTGGTCCCGCCAGCACTTGTACGTCTTGAAGGACTTTTTGCACAGAGTGCAATCTAACCCTGGCTTTTTTAAATGTACTGTCCTGTAGTGATACTGAAGGACAGCAGATGAACGCATAGTTGCGTCACAGACATGACAAAACATTTTGGCCTTTAAATCTTTTGGTTGATGCGaatatctgaaaaaaaaagttaaagtcGTTCGTTTTGTTTTTGGTTGGAAAAAAGCCGAGAAAATAGCAATTCCAAGAACTTGAAGTCAAAacattcaaaattatttacctGCAGagggaaaaaaataaatttgccTCTACGTTTCGAAGAAGATGATAGTAAAATTATCTTCAACGTACAGAGTCTAAGAAATACTGACCTATGTGAAACCATACTCGCGAAATCTTTACCAGCGAAATCACAATTTCTGCAATTCATGTCATTGGCGTTATCATGGCCATCTAAATGCTGCTTCATTAACTCCCGATCGGATGTGAATTCGCATAGACCTTAAAATATTACAGCATTAAAGAACATTATTTTCCAAGTATGTATGTaataataaaagtaggtacacaTTGGAGCCTTTATCTCTTGTAATTGTCCAGTCACGATGGATTTTCTAATGAGGTTTAAACTGTTAATTGCTTATTACAAAGGGCGCCCGTAGATAAAATCTAGGCTGAAAAGTTGTCACAGACTGTTTGCGGAAACGAGGCTGCGAGGCTTATGGAGATTATGAAAACAGGGCGCCCCAAAGCGCCAATTGGCGCTAATACGCTTTCGTTTAAGACGGCTAAAAAACTGGGTGATTTCTTTTTATGGAACATTTTCAAGCGTTTTGGAACGTTAGTACTGTCATATATTCTGTGGTTGGGCCTTTTATAACTTAGCGCTCTATGTCTCTCAAATTAGCTTTTAGTTTCAAGCTGTGTTTAAGTTACTGAGCCGATctttgtttttagtttattaATATAATGCACAGAAATTGTTTTATACACGACCTATCTAGTAATTTTCGTTGTTCTTGCAATACTTCCTTACTCGATATCAACTCCTAGGACTGACAAAGACACGGGTATGCTTCACGAGAAGGTGGTGCTACGACGCTACGAGTATCAAAAGATGTCCGAACATCAGTATACCTATAGTAGCGGGCGATTTaaaaacagggctataaccgcgaaaatcgaagttcgcaaattacgggcattTTTTTACTGTCACTCTGATTAagtcttcattggagtaaaagagaaaaatccccgcaatttgcgtatttcggttttcgcggtaagccctctgcaGTCAAACAAGTATTACGTACTCTCTACCGTTCACATCTGACGAACTGGTAAACATTGTTACATTTATAACACTTTatactctcgcgttttgtacacatatataATCACACAAacggtaaaaacaatgaaattatatcgcggtagacccgtttgtgtaattaaatatgttgtTACAGTTGCTATTTCATACCCCTAAAATAATACTATCAAACGTATCGATTTCGGTAGTTTAAATGGCGCGCAAACGCAATTTAGATTTGTAGAGTTATTTTAGATGGAAGTAGCTAAGGTGTATGTGTAAGAAAGGAGTTTGCTTTCTTTGTAAATAACATTTGCGTGTTGTTACATGCGAAAACattcaattaaattaaacaagatCTTACCGCAATATAACATTTCACTCCTAGTAACTGCTGTTTTATTTGTGTTTTCACAAGTTTTTAAATGATTCAGTAACCATCTTTTATTTTCTGTAATACAAAAAACATTGCATCAAGGTTTTGAACCAAACCAAGACCACTTatctaattttataaaataaaaaacttactGTACTCCCTTTGGCAATTATCGCATTTCAATTTCTTCTTCATATCTTTGgattttttctgttttattaCATTGAGGCCAATGTCTGATATAAAAGAATCAGTTCCTTCAAATATGCTTTCTTCCAATACTTCGACAGACTCTTGTTTAAGTAAATCAATGTCATTATGATTTTTACCAGCATCAATTGCTGAGTAGTATGTGTGCCCATCTATATGTAAACTGTTACTTTCAACAATGTTAATTTCATGGTTTTCCACCTTTATGTTGATCTTGTTTACAGAACACTTCTACAAAGAAAACAATAGGGCATTAAATACTTGTCTTAAAAGTAACGggcagtaaaaaaaatattttaagccaATTTTTGCAAACTAACCCTAGGTAtatcctaacctaaccctacATCTAAGTGGCAAGATGATCAGAATCTACTGTTTAAAATTATCTAGATATATGACTCAAATCGAATCTAAACTGACTTTTATTGGCaactgtacaaacagcaacactccagtagaccttattacaaaagacataagttccaccaatgtacagtaaacagtgtgggtgatggtacTTCCACTCTTGTCTGCCAAGTATCTATAGTTTTTTCTAATGAGATAAAATCAATGTGTTTGTGTTTCTACATTGAGGATGGCATCACCAAATTACCACTGTGTTAACATATCATTGCATTGTgatcatagtaaaaaaaaaactgtatatattttttcctATGTGACTATAATGccaaacattaaataaatatgccAATAATTCAATACCAGGCACCAGGAAGCACCTAGTTCAAAAATTAATTGACAGAAATATACATGAAATCTATATGAAAAAAAAGCAGTTCCATGTCAACTCAAATTGAAAGTTAAACtttcagaaaaaatattaaatgtttctgctcaatatttttataagttcTCTTACAAATGCACGACATattattaaacaataaaaatatatcattaAACTCACCACTTCATCTGACAGTAGCGAACACCAAAACTCTTCCGACTTGTGGCACTGCTTTTTGAATTCTGCATAAAGCTTTACAAGATCTGCACATTTGCAACATAATAGTTGTGAGCCACCGTCAACTGATACCTGTGCAAAGTATAAAGAAATACAATTCCAGACTGATCGGATCAATTAATGATATCATACTGGTCACTTAGACTTGCTTCTTGCTTAGACGTTTGAATATTTGGTATATAAATTGTACCTAATATGCCAATGTCTTTAAAATGCCGTatcagactagttttttttttgctagcctattaaggtgtcccactgctgggcaaaggcttctccccttgtcttccacgactcccgacatagcgcctgctctggccagttactgagaaaggtgtctaagtcatcccgccatctccgtctgggcctgccgcGTCCGCGCTCTCCTTCTGGCATCCACTTAGTAGCCACACTAGCCCATCTGTCTGGATGCATGCGACagacgtgaccggcccagtcccatttgagcctagcAGTCTTTTCTCTGATGTCAGCAATACGGGTTTTTGCGCGCAGCATGGTGTTCCGGATACGATCAGTCCTCTTCACACCTAAAATGCTGCACTAAATAGCCCGTTGGCAAACCTTCAACTTGGACTTCTGAGTCTCTGTGAGTGACCATGTTTGAAACTACTGTTATGTAATTCTAAAATTTAGCCAATGTCCGATGTCCAACATTTGCAGTTGCAAGAACAATAAATCAAAAAGATTAGTAAATATGTAATGAATAAGCTAACACtttttatgtacttatataatttATTGCAAGGAAGAGTCACATTTGTTATTGTGAGTTAGGAATTGCTTCATATTGATATATacctaaataacattttagtAGATAATTATAAGCTTAGCTTCAAACTGGGCtatgtaaataatatatatgtgcTATATATCGTACTGGACATTATAAATACACAGTAGAAGTCTTTTAGCATTTTAGGGGCAGCTCAGTTGAGGTAGAGCATATGTGatgtcccacggataaaggtaccttatagcggttggcgcttaagctattattaacgccgctccaatactattatggtgctatgcaacgtaagcgccagccgtcatAAGGTAGTTTTTATTGGGTATAGTATAACCTCTTACAGCAAAAAATCTACCAAACTCATCTGTTATCCTATGATACTTTTATTTTCAGGTCCTATTAAGGCTGGCTTTTAAATGCATGCAAATATAATGGAACCATGTTCTAGGGTtgataaaaataggtacaagcTTCTTTAGACTTCTGACTGGTAATCTAAATCTATTCATGTCGTAATTTTTTCTTCAAGTCGGCCATATAAACATAAAATCAACAAGGACATAAAACCTAACGATTGATTCTAATTTCTTGAATATCAAGCGATAGTGACTTACCGATATATCGACGCAGGATTGATATAATTCTTTCCAAGCACCGCCTTCACTACTCAGTTGAACATAATTTGTGCTTTTTGTATCGAGACAGGCACGACAGGCCTCTATAAGCGCAAGGTGAACATGGGGTTGGTCAGGTAAggacattttaattaattaatctgAAATCTGGCCACAATTCGGAGGATAAATAAACAACAAATCTTCATAAATTCGCTGAATTgcacttcaatttttttttgtactaagAACGTTCGAATATTTCGTGAGTGTGTCAATTTTCGAACTACGCTACGAGGTACAAACCAAAACTATTGTGTTATCTGCTCAATTATTGTTTTCCTTAAATGTCATGTTTTAATTCAAAATCTGACAAGAAGTCTGTCGTCAATTTAACTgtgattaaatttaaaatttgttctgTTTTCCGTATAATCATTTGATTATGCTTTGAAATCTGAACGCTCTTCTGTCAATGTCAAGCGagaggtgtttttttttaaacaaatgaaACAATTAGCCTCCGTacgcacgggagctttttcaacgcgcgttaaaaaagcgtttgaatgacacaaattgATAACCATGtatattcacacgacagcggtggcgctttttatcaagcgttgttggattttcgaccttggtcgttaagacgaaacaggagctgagttttaaatattttaagtaaatatatccgtctcgctaacggaagcggcacctaaaagtagtgcgataaggacaaggcgaaaaatcctgcgtaaaaatctcaaaaatcgaggtttcgtactcctctgtttcctcctccaaaacttaaccaatcgtaaccaaatttggaaatctaaatgattatgaaattatctgtgtcggaccgttttgcttttttggctaattgacatcagttttgaatgccacgcctctcattgcggcatagtcaattaggccattttggtcATTTTTGAAGgcctctagcgccttaaaaaacaaaaatatcaaaaaagcaaaacggtccgacacagatattgacaatattaatctgtgttgaaaaaattattgctctagcttcaaaaaccacgaaggaaaacgaggagtacgtttgtatggagaaatgaccactcctgttggctcttaagtcgaatttagagtgtggacagattcaagcgcttttttaacgcgcgttgaaaaagctgtcgtgcgcaTGGGGGCTTACAGTATTTACAGTCTGGATACTAAAGTCTTTTAAGCCAAGTCTTCGTTTTACATTGTTTTAAACACTCCGTTTAAAAAAGTGTTAAGCCAACGTGACATCATTACAATACATAAATGAGTAAATGACTCGGACCTTGGTGCGTGGTGGTGGCCTATGTTTCGAGGCCTATTCGATTGGTGGAATTTGGTTCGTCGCATGTCCGTTAAAGACGACACTatgagtgagagcgagaaagggATATGCAGACCGGACCAAGGCCGCAAACCAGTAGACGGAAGGATCAGATGTTTGAGCGAGATAATGCTATGCGCGTATTTTAGCGACATCCCGCTCGCACATAAAGCGACGTGCGAACCGCATCCAGTGTGATTACCGCCGTACGTTCGTCTGTTAGTgcttttaaattataatttgcaTTTGCTTGCGTACCGTGTAAATATACAATTATCAAGTTAATTTGGGATAATAGGTACATTCATGTAATGTTAccaagtgtttttttttcttttaattaatattattggtCACCATGATCATAATTAGGTTAgataatatttttggaaaataaTAATTGATATCAGCAATACCGCAGTATAGTACTTAAtcgacaaaataaaatattattctcgCATCATAGCTATCTACTGTGTATCTACTGCTCaggatattaaatatcttaagaactcttcttcttctttttttctTCTTGAAGAaaaagagaagaagaagaagaagaagagaagttttgttattaaaattaatactgcTCAGGATGTTTATAATTGTAGTTACTTCGTATGATATGGTAAGTGATATCTGCATATCACTTCTACGTATTGCCGCGTCCCTGTCGTCAG encodes:
- the LOC134680399 gene encoding zinc finger protein 26-like, giving the protein MSLPDQPHVHLALIEACRACLDTKSTNYVQLSSEGGAWKELYQSCVDISVSVDGGSQLLCCKCADLVKLYAEFKKQCHKSEEFWCSLLSDEVKCSVNKINIKVENHEINIVESNSLHIDGHTYYSAIDAGKNHNDIDLLKQESVEVLEESIFEGTDSFISDIGLNVIKQKKSKDMKKKLKCDNCQREYKNKRWLLNHLKTCENTNKTAVTRSEMLYCGLCEFTSDRELMKQHLDGHDNANDMNCRNCDFAGKDFASMVSHRYSHQPKDLKAKMFCHVCDATMRSSAVLQYHYRTVHLKKPGLDCTLCKKSFKTYKCWRDHDRWHRVDKFICDICGKKFLYRNAIEAHMIDHAEFNKYICETCGRGFKRLFNLKCHVSNRHIKHAPVKCSHCNRTFKSDFTLQNHLRFVNKDKPYTCPVCTKGFPSEVTLKNHLFWHSDERPFGCEICGAKYKAKSQLKIHMRQHTGIMPFKCQYCDKSFASSNQLKVHSSVHTGVRRHKCNYCHRTFHGRKLVEAHCAAQHKDKEIKLDVII